In a genomic window of Caloenas nicobarica isolate bCalNic1 chromosome 1, bCalNic1.hap1, whole genome shotgun sequence:
- the HSF2BP gene encoding heat shock factor 2-binding protein — MRRRAGLAGDAQKTEAKEEFVKVRRRDLERLTTEVMQLRDFLPKILNGDILAMFQKLDAVESNMEKKEEEIEQLKMDCEHFRARLETAQADYMREKKEKLDLRQQLNEAKQQLLQQAEYCTEMGAAVCTLLWGVSSNEEAVKTLLGGSKAVKFFTITAQTMESFVTSLSEDMKQQDLDSDENQFVLALAGIVTNVAALACGREFLVNSSRELLDTMMHLLGDLKPGLCAKFKVLMLMSLYNVSINLKGLKYISESPGFIPLLWWLLNDPDTEVCLHALRLLQSVVLEPEVLAKSASEMRDTLPFQRIIALSKSRNADLQALAKELLEDLKILEYEA, encoded by the exons aagacCGAGGCCAAAGAGGAATTTGTTAAAGTTAGAAGGAGGGATTTGGAAAGGCTGACAACTGAGGTTATGCAATTGCGGGATTTCTTACCCAAAATACTGAATGGGGATATCCTGGCGATGTTCCAGAAACTGGATGCTGTTGAATCGA AcatggagaaaaaggaggaggaaatagAGCAGCTGAAAATGGATTGTGAACACTTCAGAGCCCGTCTGGAAACAGCCCAGGCAGATTACATGAGGGAGAAGAAG GAGAAACTAGACCTCCGCCAGCAGCTGAATGAGgccaagcagcagctcctgcagcaagcGGAGTATTGCACGGAAATGGGCGCAGCGGTGTGCACGTTGTTGTGGGGTGTCTCTAGCAATGAGGAAGCTGTTAAAACCCTTCTAGGAGGA AGTAAAGCAGTAAAGTTTTTCACAATCACTGCACAGACCATGGAGAGCTTTGTGACGTCATTAAGTGAAGACATGAAACAACAGGATTTGGATTCTGATGAAAATCAGTTTGTATTAGCTTTGGCGGGGATTGTAACAA ATGTGGCAGCGCTGGCATGTGGCCGTGAGTTCTTGGTTAATTCAAGTCGCGAATTACTGGACACCATGATGCACCTCCTGGGAGACTTGAAGCCGGGGCTCTGTGCCAAATTTAAAGT GCTAATGCTAATGTCACTGTACAACGTGAGTATCAACTTGAAAGGCTTAAAGTACATCAGTGAAAGTCCAGGTTTTATTCCTTTGCTTTGGTGGCTATTGAATG ACCCAGATACAGAAGTTTGTCTTCATGCTCTGCGGCTCCTCCAGTCTGTGGTTCTGGAGCCAGAAGTATTAGCCAAGTCAGCCTCCGAGATGCGTGACACTTTGCCATTTCAGCGTATCATTGCGCTGTCAAAGAGCCGCAATGCAGATCTGCAAGCACTTGCGAAAGAACTACTTGAAGATCTTAAAATACTTGAGTATGAAGCATAG